In a single window of the Acetivibrio clariflavus DSM 19732 genome:
- a CDS encoding GIY-YIG nuclease family protein, with the protein MDSKRRKELLEAYKHRHPEMGVISYRCKETGEVFLGISKDTKSDFNSTNMKLALNIHPNKRLQELWNKYGEEGFELSVAKVLKYEDPQEDHTQELEKLREQCLAADPKASKIWR; encoded by the coding sequence ATGGATTCAAAAAGAAGAAAAGAACTTTTGGAAGCCTACAAACACAGACATCCTGAAATGGGCGTAATTTCTTACCGTTGTAAAGAAACCGGTGAGGTGTTTTTAGGCATCTCGAAAGATACAAAATCGGATTTCAACAGTACTAATATGAAATTGGCATTGAATATACATCCAAATAAACGATTACAGGAACTTTGGAATAAATATGGAGAAGAAGGATTTGAGTTATCGGTGGCTAAAGTTTTAAAGTATGAGGATCCACAAGAAGACCATACACAAGAATTGGAAAAATTGAGAGAGCAATGCTTAGCTGCCGATCCGAAGGCAAGTAAGATATGGCGATAA
- a CDS encoding IS1182 family transposase → MLKDKNNQLSIYSILYNKIPENHILKLINNAIDFSFINKLLEKSYCKYYGRPAKEPELMLRLLILQYLYNLSDERVIEEASLNLAYLWFLGINPEEELPHPSLLAKFRVHRLQEVTMDEIITEVVKQCVEKNIIKSGGISIDCTHTHANTVKKVPERILKHIAKKIFKNLEKEAGEIPEEINTNIPNYKEIADHREAKATMKAYVEEVIAQVEEKIEGEKHTKTYKVIEKAREILEDPKFIEQKSIRSLVDQDARVGYKSKTESFFGYKTEYAMTTKERIITAVRVYNGAYVDGTGFEELIDLTKDSGIEIKEVYGDKAYFRKPILDVIKENGAEAYIPISEMVYKIDESKYAYNKDSDQWFCDYGNYTVEKQRKIRKRDGRESWKYKFDVEGCQKCPKKDQCFKIGKSNTLEISVNIPEYYEYSQRAKTKEFIEKYKERASQEWKNGEMKRFHGLSRARGYGLRSMSMQSKLTALAVNLKRIAQLVFSLSKNNHYFLLLKIRIKCFRLYKTVKVA, encoded by the coding sequence ATGCTAAAAGATAAAAATAATCAATTAAGCATCTATTCAATATTATACAATAAAATTCCAGAAAATCATATACTTAAATTAATAAATAATGCAATTGATTTTAGTTTTATTAATAAACTACTCGAAAAGTCCTATTGTAAATATTATGGCAGACCTGCAAAAGAACCTGAACTTATGTTAAGGCTTTTAATTCTTCAATATTTGTACAACTTATCCGATGAACGTGTAATCGAGGAAGCTTCATTAAATCTGGCTTACTTATGGTTTCTTGGAATTAATCCTGAAGAAGAACTTCCCCATCCGAGTTTACTGGCAAAATTCAGAGTTCACAGGCTACAGGAAGTTACAATGGATGAAATAATAACGGAAGTAGTAAAACAGTGTGTAGAAAAAAATATAATTAAGTCTGGTGGAATTAGTATTGATTGTACACACACTCATGCCAATACTGTAAAAAAAGTACCCGAGAGGATATTAAAACATATTGCCAAAAAGATATTTAAAAATTTAGAAAAAGAGGCAGGAGAGATACCGGAAGAAATCAATACAAATATTCCAAACTATAAGGAAATAGCAGATCATAGAGAAGCAAAAGCGACAATGAAGGCTTATGTGGAAGAAGTCATTGCGCAGGTTGAAGAAAAAATTGAAGGGGAAAAACATACGAAAACATACAAAGTTATAGAAAAAGCCCGTGAGATATTAGAAGACCCAAAATTTATAGAACAAAAGAGTATAAGGTCATTAGTAGACCAGGATGCAAGAGTAGGATATAAATCGAAAACAGAAAGTTTTTTTGGATATAAAACAGAGTATGCAATGACGACAAAAGAAAGGATAATAACGGCAGTAAGGGTATATAACGGTGCATACGTTGACGGTACAGGATTTGAAGAATTAATTGATTTGACAAAGGATAGCGGAATAGAAATAAAAGAGGTATATGGGGATAAAGCATATTTCAGGAAGCCAATTTTAGATGTAATAAAAGAAAACGGTGCCGAAGCGTACATACCGATTAGTGAAATGGTATACAAAATAGATGAGAGTAAATATGCGTATAATAAGGATTCGGACCAATGGTTTTGTGATTATGGGAATTATACCGTAGAGAAGCAGAGAAAGATAAGAAAAAGAGACGGTCGAGAATCATGGAAATATAAGTTTGATGTAGAAGGATGTCAAAAATGTCCAAAGAAAGATCAATGCTTCAAAATAGGGAAATCAAATACTCTAGAAATAAGTGTAAATATACCTGAATATTATGAATACAGCCAAAGAGCAAAAACGAAGGAATTTATAGAAAAATATAAAGAACGAGCAAGTCAAGAGTGGAAAAATGGAGAGATGAAGAGATTTCATGGATTAAGCCGTGCCCGAGGGTACGGCTTAAGAAGCATGTCAATGCAATCAAAATTAACAGCATTGGCAGTAAATTTAAAGAGGATAGCCCAACTGGTATTCTCTTTAAGTAAAAATAATCATTATTTTTTGCTTTTGAAAATTAGAATTAAATGTTTTCGGCTGTATAAAACTGTAAAAGTGGCTTAA
- a CDS encoding flavodoxin family protein encodes MKHIIAINASPRIGWNTSKLVEEAAKGAKEAGAAVEVIDLYKLEPFKGCISCFGCKLPETFGKCISKDGLSEVLDKIRKADGLILGSPNYLGNLTAGFRALYERLAFQYITYNKEHINCNEHMIPVLLITTSNCDEKVYDEIGYTSMLENYKRTLDKFVGPTKIMICGNTLQVDDYSRFNWTMFDPVQKKAHHEEVFPIKLREAYELGAALVQLGAKL; translated from the coding sequence ATGAAACATATCATTGCAATTAATGCCAGCCCGCGTATAGGTTGGAACACAAGCAAATTGGTAGAGGAAGCTGCAAAAGGTGCAAAGGAAGCTGGTGCAGCTGTGGAGGTTATCGATCTTTATAAGCTGGAGCCTTTTAAAGGATGTATATCCTGCTTTGGCTGTAAGCTCCCCGAGACATTTGGAAAATGTATATCAAAAGACGGTTTATCAGAAGTTCTTGATAAAATTCGAAAGGCAGATGGTTTGATTCTTGGTTCTCCAAATTATCTGGGTAACTTGACAGCAGGATTTAGGGCTTTGTATGAACGGCTTGCTTTTCAGTACATAACCTATAATAAGGAACATATCAATTGTAATGAGCATATGATTCCAGTTTTGCTCATTACTACAAGTAATTGCGATGAAAAAGTTTATGATGAAATTGGCTATACATCAATGTTAGAAAATTATAAACGGACATTGGATAAATTTGTTGGACCTACAAAAATCATGATTTGCGGAAATACTTTGCAGGTAGATGATTACAGCAGATTTAATTGGACTATGTTTGATCCTGTGCAGAAGAAAGCTCACCATGAAGAGGTATTTCCAATTAAATTGAGAGAAGCGTATGAACTTGGAGCAGCACTTGTTCAGTTAGGAGCAAAACTGTAA
- a CDS encoding methyl-accepting chemotaxis protein: MKLKTRLFSILLITSLVPLLIFSAISISYFVVTSQMDIYQISENKLEIVKSEINGLLEKNFNTLHIIANQPAIRNFDLDSAKKILEDAAKVNPGIVIALDNTEGQQVVKSNDDALTSVNERDFYQQAISGNEKYVSDIILAKTTGKLMVVIATPVRDMDNKIAGVLQINIQLGQLSDFVTELSKDGSTVYVLSREGTVLAHPNIEYVQNQENYGILEFVQTGFSGQNETLKTKNIHGENIIASSYLNDLAGWLIVVETPVSVAMASTYKLMHVFIVMFVIAAIITGLLGLYFSNRFIKPLIDLAFKIQTIAKGDFKDFDVKIKSKNEIGQLYHSLKVMNQNLRGLMENIQTVASSLASHSIQLSSTTEETALSLTQVVKTINEMAQGNSDQALMVQDTTSAIARVNDIVTDATTRTEVAADKAKESLELAKEGQKALERQSQKIEENNRYTNAVGKSIHQLSTMADEIRNIIGEINSIAEQTNLLALNASIEAARAGEAGRGFAVVAEEIRKLAEQSGSSTKKIEDIVNGINGRVIETVNNMNLVKESVRVMESSAEDTKESFDKIFASITELAEITHMVSTALEEINSQTNEVTDQAESISAVVEQASASMQEISASSEEQLASIETIAQSSGQLGKMANELLEQLKKFIV, translated from the coding sequence TTGAAGCTCAAAACACGATTATTTTCAATTCTCTTAATCACCAGCTTAGTTCCGCTATTAATCTTTTCTGCTATATCCATATCTTATTTTGTAGTAACATCCCAAATGGATATATATCAAATTAGTGAGAACAAATTGGAAATTGTTAAATCTGAAATAAATGGATTACTTGAGAAGAATTTTAACACGTTACATATAATTGCAAATCAACCAGCTATTCGTAATTTTGATCTGGACAGTGCGAAAAAGATTCTGGAGGATGCCGCTAAAGTTAATCCTGGTATTGTCATTGCTCTTGATAATACAGAAGGACAACAAGTTGTTAAAAGCAATGATGATGCACTAACCAGTGTTAATGAGAGAGATTTTTATCAGCAAGCCATAAGTGGAAATGAAAAGTATGTATCAGATATTATTTTGGCTAAAACGACAGGAAAACTAATGGTAGTTATTGCTACACCAGTTCGTGATATGGATAATAAGATTGCCGGAGTTCTTCAAATCAACATTCAGCTTGGCCAGCTCAGTGATTTTGTTACAGAGCTTTCAAAGGATGGTTCTACTGTCTATGTTCTTTCAAGAGAAGGTACCGTATTGGCTCATCCCAACATAGAATATGTGCAAAATCAAGAAAATTATGGAATTTTGGAATTTGTACAGACAGGTTTTTCCGGACAAAATGAGACTCTGAAAACAAAAAATATTCATGGAGAAAATATCATTGCCAGCAGTTACTTAAATGATTTGGCAGGTTGGTTGATTGTTGTAGAAACACCTGTTTCAGTGGCTATGGCTTCTACTTATAAGCTCATGCATGTCTTTATTGTCATGTTTGTTATTGCAGCAATTATTACGGGATTGTTGGGCTTGTACTTCTCAAACCGCTTTATTAAACCGTTGATTGACCTGGCTTTCAAAATCCAAACAATTGCAAAAGGGGATTTCAAAGACTTTGATGTTAAAATTAAGTCAAAGAATGAAATTGGGCAACTTTACCATAGTCTTAAGGTGATGAATCAGAATTTAAGGGGACTTATGGAAAATATTCAGACTGTTGCATCATCATTGGCATCCCACTCTATACAATTATCTTCAACAACAGAAGAAACTGCCTTAAGTTTAACACAAGTGGTTAAGACCATTAACGAAATGGCCCAGGGGAACAGTGACCAAGCATTAATGGTTCAAGATACAACCAGTGCCATTGCTAGAGTAAACGATATTGTCACAGATGCCACGACAAGAACAGAAGTTGCGGCAGATAAAGCCAAAGAGTCACTAGAACTTGCCAAAGAAGGTCAGAAGGCTCTTGAACGCCAAAGTCAGAAAATAGAAGAAAATAATAGATATACCAATGCTGTCGGCAAATCAATACACCAGTTGTCAACAATGGCTGATGAGATTCGCAATATTATTGGTGAAATAAACAGTATTGCTGAACAAACAAATCTTCTTGCGCTAAACGCTTCAATTGAAGCTGCTCGTGCAGGTGAAGCCGGAAGGGGTTTTGCTGTTGTTGCAGAGGAAATTCGCAAGCTAGCCGAGCAATCGGGCAGTTCCACTAAAAAAATTGAAGATATTGTAAATGGTATCAATGGCAGAGTGATTGAAACTGTTAATAATATGAATCTGGTTAAAGAAAGCGTTCGTGTCATGGAATCATCGGCTGAAGATACTAAAGAAAGCTTTGACAAGATTTTTGCCTCAATTACTGAACTGGCTGAAATTACCCATATGGTTTCGACAGCATTAGAGGAGATAAATAGTCAGACAAATGAGGTGACTGATCAAGCGGAAAGTATTTCTGCTGTGGTTGAACAGGCATCTGCCAGCATGCAGGAAATCTCAGCATCCTCAGAAGAACAGCTGGCTTCCATTGAAACAATTGCACAATCTTCGGGCCAATTGGGAAAAATGGCCAATGAACTCCTTGAACAACTTAAGAAGTTTATTGTTTAA
- a CDS encoding IS30 family transposase, whose translation MVIKTNNNTTKRKFKHLNVYERGQIEAFIKEGKSQRYIAKMLGRSPSTISREIKRGTTIQMRHDLTTYRKYFAESGQIAYEKNRLNCGAKCKLARVEDFIKFAEEKILYEKWSPDAVVGSCIVNSKWMHSTIVCTKTLYNYIDQGLLKVRNIDLNLKLRIKPKVRRDRQNKRILGKSIDQRPEDVQLRQTFGHWEIATIIGRKSSDTVILTLTERKTRYELLFLLEARDSNAVNKALLELKNFYGEQFCNIFRTITADNGSEFSRLTEILQPLGIEVYYAHPYSSWERGTNERHNGLIRRFIPKGKAIRDFTATTIKRIQDWLNNLPRKILDYKTPEECFNEELFKIVNDDTSKTA comes from the coding sequence ATGGTTATCAAAACTAATAATAACACAACTAAACGTAAATTTAAACACCTAAATGTTTATGAACGTGGACAAATTGAAGCTTTCATTAAGGAAGGGAAATCACAACGCTATATTGCTAAAATGCTAGGTCGTTCACCAAGTACGATCAGTCGTGAGATTAAAAGAGGTACAACGATTCAAATGAGGCATGATTTAACGACGTATAGAAAGTATTTTGCTGAAAGTGGGCAGATAGCTTATGAAAAAAATCGTTTGAATTGCGGTGCAAAGTGTAAATTAGCTAGAGTTGAAGATTTCATAAAATTTGCAGAAGAAAAAATACTATATGAAAAATGGTCACCAGATGCCGTAGTTGGCTCATGTATAGTGAATTCTAAGTGGATGCATTCTACTATTGTATGTACTAAAACCTTATATAATTATATAGACCAAGGGCTGCTGAAAGTACGAAATATTGATTTAAACCTTAAACTTCGAATAAAACCAAAAGTAAGAAGAGACCGTCAGAATAAACGTATTCTGGGAAAAAGCATCGATCAAAGGCCAGAAGATGTGCAACTACGGCAGACTTTTGGACATTGGGAAATTGCTACAATCATAGGGAGAAAATCTAGCGATACAGTTATTTTAACATTAACAGAACGAAAGACACGCTATGAACTGCTGTTTCTTTTAGAAGCAAGAGATAGTAATGCTGTTAACAAGGCACTTTTGGAACTAAAGAATTTCTATGGAGAACAGTTTTGTAACATATTTCGTACTATTACAGCAGACAATGGTTCAGAATTTAGTAGATTGACAGAAATATTACAACCATTAGGGATAGAAGTATACTATGCACATCCTTATTCCTCATGGGAAAGAGGTACTAATGAACGTCATAATGGTCTTATACGGCGTTTTATACCTAAAGGGAAAGCAATAAGAGATTTTACAGCGACAACAATAAAACGTATACAAGACTGGTTAAATAATCTTCCACGCAAGATATTAGATTATAAAACGCCTGAAGAATGCTTTAATGAAGAGCTGTTTAAAATAGTTAATGATGATACATCAAAAACAGCTTAA
- a CDS encoding IS1182 family transposase, with amino-acid sequence MLPVAFNFTINPIDFSFINKLLEKSYCKYYGRPAKEPELMLRLLILQYLYNLSDERVIEEASLNLAYLWFLGINPEEELPHPSLLAKFRVHRLQEVTMDEIITEVVKQCVEKNIIKSGGISIDCTHTHANTVKKVPERILKHIAKKIFKNLEKEAGEIPEEINTNIPNYKEIADHREAKATMKAYVEEVIAQVEEKIEGEKHTKTCKVIEKAREILEDPKFIEQKSIRSLVDQDARVGYKSKTESFFGYKTEYAMTTKERIITAVRVYNGAYVDGTGFEELIDLTKDSGIEIKEVYGDKAYFRKPILDVIKENGAEAYIPISEMVYKIDESKYAYNKDSDQWFCDYGNYTVEKQRKIRKRDGRESWKYKFDVEGCQKCPKKDQCFKIGKSNTLEISVNIPEYYEYSQRAKTKEFIEKYKERASQEWKNGEMKRFHGLSRARGYGLRSMSMQSKLTALAVNLKRIAQLVSSLSKNNHYFLLLKIRIKCFRLYKTVKVA; translated from the coding sequence ATTTTACCTGTTGCATTTAATTTTACAATTAACCCAATTGATTTTAGTTTTATTAATAAACTACTCGAAAAGTCCTATTGTAAATATTATGGCAGACCTGCAAAAGAACCTGAACTTATGTTAAGGCTTTTAATTCTTCAATATTTGTACAACTTATCCGATGAACGTGTAATCGAGGAAGCTTCATTAAATCTGGCTTACTTATGGTTTCTTGGAATTAATCCTGAAGAAGAACTTCCCCATCCGAGTTTACTGGCAAAATTCAGAGTTCACAGGCTACAGGAAGTTACAATGGATGAAATAATAACGGAAGTAGTAAAACAGTGTGTAGAAAAAAATATAATTAAGTCTGGTGGAATTAGTATTGATTGTACACACACTCATGCCAATACTGTAAAAAAAGTACCCGAGAGGATATTAAAACATATTGCCAAAAAGATATTTAAAAATTTAGAAAAAGAGGCAGGAGAGATACCGGAAGAAATCAATACAAATATTCCAAACTATAAAGAAATAGCAGATCATAGAGAAGCAAAAGCGACAATGAAGGCTTATGTGGAAGAAGTAATTGCGCAGGTTGAAGAAAAAATTGAAGGGGAAAAACATACGAAAACATGCAAAGTTATAGAAAAAGCCCGTGAGATATTAGAAGACCCAAAATTTATAGAACAAAAGAGTATAAGGTCATTAGTAGACCAGGATGCAAGAGTAGGATATAAATCGAAAACAGAAAGTTTTTTTGGATATAAAACAGAGTATGCAATGACGACAAAAGAAAGGATAATAACGGCAGTAAGGGTATATAACGGTGCATACGTTGACGGTACAGGATTTGAAGAATTAATTGATTTGACAAAGGATAGCGGAATAGAAATAAAAGAGGTATATGGGGATAAAGCATATTTCAGGAAGCCAATTTTAGATGTAATAAAAGAAAACGGTGCCGAAGCGTACATACCGATTAGTGAAATGGTATACAAAATAGATGAGAGTAAATATGCGTATAATAAGGATTCGGACCAATGGTTTTGTGATTATGGGAATTATACCGTAGAGAAGCAGAGAAAGATAAGAAAAAGAGACGGTCGAGAATCATGGAAATATAAGTTTGATGTAGAAGGATGTCAAAAATGTCCAAAGAAAGATCAATGCTTCAAAATAGGGAAATCAAATACTCTAGAAATAAGTGTAAATATACCTGAATATTATGAATACAGCCAAAGAGCAAAAACGAAGGAATTTATAGAAAAATATAAAGAACGAGCAAGTCAAGAGTGGAAAAATGGAGAGATGAAGAGATTTCATGGATTAAGCCGTGCCCGAGGGTACGGCTTAAGAAGCATGTCAATGCAATCAAAATTAACAGCATTGGCAGTAAATTTAAAGAGGATAGCCCAACTGGTATCCTCTTTAAGTAAAAATAATCATTATTTTTTGCTTTTGAAAATTAGAATTAAATGTTTTCGGCTGTATAAAACTGTAAAAGTGGCTTAA
- a CDS encoding M56 family metallopeptidase, whose amino-acid sequence MLENIFLTIINMSTAASIAAVIIILLRMLIGRKIPKTFHYAAWGIVLIRLLVPFSVPTSFSLFNFIPSNGGEIRQQINMTGYEVERVSRNEIAIDGTRVFHRDANASGEIDDRVNVIDDETDNETVTDSTLPQNGRITSDNNINKQRIVSVIAYIWLVIFLILIVFGIYAYLKTCRRLKTAVLFNDNGLVNECSSKLNFKRKIKIYTSEKINTPVVAGIINVRIIIPAFLVNKSDSNHLKYVIIHELVHIKRYDNITKLLAFFVLCIHWFNPLIWISFLLSQKDMEMSCDIKVLSAYKSDIRSDYANSLLNIAAKQNALIHGGLLAFGESSIRDRIKGIMKFKKSGRLIKIIATFMLVALGFILLTNRQTDDTDRGKSAVADNTYLNEQQEFNNEKDEFSELKAYAKVMEDLLANSNFQYMTEGQMEEVLNTLPEIVRDNYRGIGRIESSGSGYILLKCKKGAKGLPEGTRIYEVTSISTKLSQKVLEDSQGDEICRFPTGMYVNYYNNKDIFFIAVGEKSANMSQIMQIEVFQLSGLDEYIRYAKQAKERGSFIFNSEIYPRIAVSIMIDGISPIEYVQIAETFAKDMKEKLYNLEKIECDTNTLVRTGIEVQFDEDDENFYELCLLSDGTKVIHKHKENGRVIIDHDIYDSIMNIVKAKTAWEWVELSEIHDIVRAEMRMKLGRNSEEQVQVVEDAQNLKELENMFSNAKYCDLTGCPFTAKILLTRRDGKIIALQIATDSCDTMILGTSAAYDYGPEPRGPGVEGTVNRQEVLKRIFDKINWERT is encoded by the coding sequence ATGCTTGAAAATATATTTTTGACAATAATTAATATGAGTACAGCAGCGTCAATTGCTGCTGTTATAATAATTTTGCTGAGGATGCTGATTGGAAGAAAAATTCCCAAAACTTTTCATTATGCTGCATGGGGAATAGTGCTAATACGCCTTCTGGTTCCATTTTCAGTTCCGACCAGCTTCAGTTTATTTAATTTTATACCGTCAAATGGTGGCGAGATACGCCAACAAATAAATATGACCGGGTATGAAGTGGAAAGAGTATCACGGAATGAAATTGCCATTGATGGGACAAGAGTGTTCCATAGGGATGCAAATGCTAGTGGAGAAATTGATGACCGAGTTAATGTTATAGACGATGAAACAGACAATGAAACTGTTACTGACAGTACACTGCCACAAAACGGGAGGATTACTTCGGACAATAATATAAATAAACAAAGAATAGTTTCCGTTATTGCTTACATATGGCTGGTAATTTTTTTGATATTGATAGTCTTTGGCATATATGCGTATCTGAAAACATGCAGGAGGCTTAAGACAGCGGTTCTTTTTAATGACAACGGATTGGTTAATGAATGCAGCAGCAAACTCAACTTTAAACGGAAAATAAAAATTTACACTTCTGAAAAAATTAATACGCCTGTTGTAGCTGGAATTATTAATGTGCGGATAATTATTCCTGCTTTCCTTGTTAATAAAAGTGACAGTAACCATTTGAAATATGTGATTATCCATGAACTGGTTCACATAAAGCGTTATGACAATATTACCAAACTGTTGGCGTTTTTTGTATTATGCATTCATTGGTTCAATCCATTAATATGGATAAGCTTTTTATTATCCCAAAAAGATATGGAAATGTCTTGCGATATCAAGGTTTTATCAGCATATAAAAGCGATATACGAAGCGATTATGCAAATTCCCTCTTAAACATTGCAGCAAAGCAGAATGCGCTGATTCATGGCGGACTTCTTGCATTCGGAGAAAGCAGTATCAGGGATAGAATTAAGGGAATTATGAAGTTTAAAAAGAGCGGGAGGCTAATAAAAATTATTGCAACTTTTATGCTTGTTGCTCTTGGTTTTATACTTTTAACAAACAGGCAGACGGATGATACCGATAGAGGCAAATCAGCGGTAGCCGACAATACATATTTGAATGAACAGCAAGAGTTCAATAATGAAAAGGATGAATTTAGTGAGTTGAAAGCCTATGCTAAAGTCATGGAAGATCTTTTGGCAAACAGCAATTTTCAATATATGACGGAAGGACAAATGGAAGAAGTTTTAAATACATTGCCTGAGATTGTACGGGATAATTACCGTGGTATTGGACGAATAGAGAGCAGCGGCAGCGGATATATTCTGCTTAAATGTAAGAAAGGTGCAAAGGGTTTGCCGGAAGGTACGAGAATTTATGAGGTGACTTCAATAAGCACAAAGCTAAGCCAAAAAGTTCTGGAAGATTCCCAGGGAGACGAAATTTGCCGTTTTCCTACAGGTATGTATGTTAACTATTACAACAATAAAGATATTTTCTTCATTGCGGTGGGAGAAAAGTCCGCAAATATGAGCCAGATTATGCAGATTGAAGTGTTTCAGCTTTCAGGACTGGATGAGTACATTCGATATGCAAAACAGGCAAAAGAGAGAGGTTCGTTTATATTCAATTCCGAAATATATCCGCGAATTGCAGTATCCATAATGATTGATGGTATTAGTCCCATTGAATATGTTCAAATTGCAGAAACTTTTGCTAAAGATATGAAAGAAAAACTTTACAACCTTGAGAAAATAGAGTGTGACACTAATACCCTTGTGCGCACGGGCATAGAAGTCCAATTTGACGAGGATGATGAAAACTTCTATGAATTATGCCTGCTATCGGACGGGACAAAGGTTATTCACAAACATAAAGAAAACGGTAGAGTGATTATTGATCATGATATATATGACAGTATTATGAATATAGTCAAAGCCAAAACAGCATGGGAATGGGTTGAACTGTCTGAAATACATGACATAGTTCGGGCAGAGATGAGGATGAAATTAGGCAGAAATTCAGAGGAACAGGTACAGGTTGTTGAAGATGCCCAAAATCTAAAGGAACTTGAGAATATGTTCTCAAATGCCAAATATTGTGACTTAACGGGATGTCCCTTTACTGCTAAAATTTTACTTACCCGAAGGGATGGAAAGATAATTGCATTGCAGATAGCCACAGATAGTTGTGATACTATGATTCTTGGTACCTCTGCTGCGTATGACTATGGGCCGGAACCCAGAGGCCCGGGAGTGGAAGGAACTGTTAACCGGCAGGAAGTACTAAAAAGGATCTTCGACAAGATTAATTGGGAAAGAACATAG
- a CDS encoding IS110 family transposase — MNFRPIAGIDVGKFFSEMAILSPTNEVVARMKIHHDSNTDVERAVELLNKTEKDFASRPFIVMESTGHYHKILFHSLCKAGFEVSVTNPIQTDSIKNIGIRKVKNDKVDARKIALLYRFQELKSTNIPNEDIECLRSLCRQYYKLSDELTAYKNRLTGIVDQLMLNFKDVFSNIFSKAAMAVLEEYPTPAHILKADRNKLISLIQKKSRKSLKWSTAKYELLVSKARDFAPLSIHNASNVIMLGVYISMIKTLEESLEKVLKSIRLLIAEDMAKDMPMLALTLELLQSLPGIGLLSAATILAEIGDFSAFKKPGKLVAYFGVDPSVMQSGEFTGTRNKMSKRGSRLLRRVLFTIALANIRTKRDKTACNPVLLEFYQQKCQSKPKKVALGAVMRKLVCIIFAVLRDRKPYQLRSPQEHAQMLAAKHTAA; from the coding sequence ATGAATTTCAGACCCATTGCAGGAATTGATGTGGGTAAGTTCTTCAGTGAAATGGCGATTCTTTCTCCTACCAATGAAGTGGTTGCCCGCATGAAGATTCACCATGATTCCAATACCGACGTTGAAAGAGCCGTTGAATTGCTTAATAAAACGGAAAAAGATTTTGCTTCAAGGCCTTTCATAGTCATGGAATCCACCGGGCACTATCACAAAATCCTTTTCCATTCACTTTGTAAAGCTGGATTTGAGGTTTCGGTAACAAACCCCATCCAAACTGATTCTATCAAAAATATTGGAATCAGAAAAGTGAAAAATGATAAAGTGGATGCCCGGAAAATTGCCCTACTCTATAGATTTCAGGAACTTAAGTCAACCAACATCCCCAATGAGGATATTGAGTGCCTAAGGAGCCTATGTCGCCAGTACTACAAACTGAGTGATGAGCTTACCGCCTACAAAAACAGGCTTACCGGTATTGTTGACCAACTCATGCTTAACTTCAAGGATGTCTTCTCCAATATATTTTCAAAGGCTGCTATGGCTGTCCTGGAGGAGTATCCTACTCCTGCCCATATTCTTAAGGCTGACAGGAACAAGCTGATTTCACTGATTCAGAAGAAATCCCGCAAAAGTCTCAAATGGTCAACTGCCAAGTATGAGCTTCTGGTCTCCAAGGCCAGAGATTTTGCACCTCTGAGCATTCATAATGCCTCAAATGTTATTATGCTGGGCGTATATATCTCCATGATCAAAACCTTGGAAGAAAGCCTGGAGAAAGTCCTTAAGTCCATTCGTCTACTGATTGCTGAAGATATGGCGAAGGATATGCCCATGCTGGCATTGACGCTTGAACTTTTGCAGAGCCTGCCAGGTATAGGCCTTCTCTCTGCTGCTACTATTCTTGCGGAGATTGGAGACTTTTCAGCCTTTAAAAAGCCAGGCAAGCTGGTTGCTTATTTCGGCGTTGACCCCTCTGTCATGCAGTCCGGAGAGTTTACCGGCACACGGAACAAGATGTCTAAGAGAGGTTCAAGGCTGCTTCGCAGGGTGCTTTTCACAATTGCTCTTGCTAATATCCGTACCAAGCGGGATAAGACAGCTTGCAACCCTGTGCTGCTGGAGTTCTACCAACAAAAATGCCAGAGTAAGCCTAAGAAAGTAGCTTTGGGAGCTGTTATGCGCAAGCTTGTTTGTATCATCTTTGCTGTTCTAAGGGATAGGAAACCTTACCAGTTACGCAGTCCCCAGGAACACGCTCAAATGCTTGCAGCAAAGCATACAGCAGCTTGA